The region TAATTACAATTACACTTAATATTATTGAAAATATTGCAATATAGTGTAAACCTGAGGTTAGCTGCTGTGCTGCAGATCCAAACAATACATTTTTCTGCATATTTTGGGCAGATACACTAAGAGCATATATTAAACTTCCATAACATACAGCAAAACTTATTCCTAGATTCCTTGATGCCTGAATAACACCTGATGCTGTTCCACTATATTTTTCAGGAACTGAAATCATAATTGCCTTATTGATTGGTGACTGCAATAGTCCACATCCAATTCCATAAATAGCAAATATTATGAATATTGCCAATCCATGGCTCTCAGTATTTGTTCCAATAATCAATATACTTGATATTATGCAGATTATACATCCTGCGATTGTTGGTAATACATATCCCTTACGATCAGTTATTTCTCCACTTAATGGTGCAATAAAAATCATTAATATTGGTGCAGCACTTAAAATCAAACCTACCATACTGGATCCATCATGAACTACTTTTTCCAAAAAGTAAGGTAATCCATAAATAAATAGGTATTCAGCTACATATGCCAGGTGAAGATTGATGGAACTTGTAGCAAATGTTTTATTTTTAAATAGACTAAGATTTAAAAGAGGATCTTCAGCATTTTGTTCTATTTTAATTGTAGCAACTATTGAAATTAATGATAGGATTAATGATACAAAAAAGTAAATATAATCTTTATCTTCAATAAATGTCATTGTTGCAATTATTAATGCAATTGATAAGAAAATTCCAATCAATCCTTTAATATCCCATCTGACATCCATTGTTTCTATCTTATCCAAACTGTAAACACTTAAGAAAAATGTCAAAATACCAATTGGAACATTAATTAAAAAGATAGCTCTCCAATTAAACATTCCCTGCAATATACCTCCTATTGCAGGACCAATAGTAAGACCTACAGCTGCAAAAACTGAATAAATTCCATAAGCCTTTCCTAAATGAATTACTGAAAATGCTTTTTCCAAAATTACCATAGGCCCTGAAAGGAGAATTGATCCAGCAATTCCTTGTAAAAATCTGCAGAATATCAGCAATTCAATTGAAGGAGCAATTGAACATAAAATTGAAGTTACAACAAAGCTAATGACTCCGATGATAAATATTTTATCATGACCGTATCTGTCACCCAATTTGCTTGCAAAAAGTGCGAATCCTATAAATGATATGAAATACGCAGTGGAAACAAGACCAGTTACACTTAGATTGCTTTGAAAGTAAATTTGAATATTTGGTAGTGAAACGTTTGCAATACTAGTGTTTATACCTGCCATTAACACTCCAAGAGATAATGCAGTGAGAATTTTCCATTTATTATCAGATTCTCCCATATTTGCCATATAATAACGCCCCACTTTAATAGAATTATAAATAAAAAAAAATAAATTATTTTTCTTTAAAAGCATCAAATTGACTAAAAATCAATTTAATATCAAAAATAAAATGTAAAAATAACATTATAATATTTGGACAAACAATGGTATAAATGTATTCATTATTTATTATACTCATATCATTTGTACATTACATTCATTAAAACTAAATATCCGCCCAAAACTGCGCTAAAAACAAAACCTACCAATCCAAGTATAGGTAGGCCGAATAATGTAGGACCAACATCTGTAATAAGAGCAAGGGAAGAACCAATAATCAATGATGACAAGATTAATGAAATGGATAACTGATTAATCAATTGACCAATTCCTTCATGCTTCAATTTTACTTCAATATTACCTTCTTCCAATTTTGATATAGTACTGTTTATTGTATCAGGTAAATCCTTTGCCAGATGTTCCAACTGCAAAAGGTAATTCAAACTGACT is a window of Methanobrevibacter sp. DNA encoding:
- a CDS encoding MFS transporter, with protein sequence MANMGESDNKWKILTALSLGVLMAGINTSIANVSLPNIQIYFQSNLSVTGLVSTAYFISFIGFALFASKLGDRYGHDKIFIIGVISFVVTSILCSIAPSIELLIFCRFLQGIAGSILLSGPMVILEKAFSVIHLGKAYGIYSVFAAVGLTIGPAIGGILQGMFNWRAIFLINVPIGILTFFLSVYSLDKIETMDVRWDIKGLIGIFLSIALIIATMTFIEDKDYIYFFVSLILSLISIVATIKIEQNAEDPLLNLSLFKNKTFATSSINLHLAYVAEYLFIYGLPYFLEKVVHDGSSMVGLILSAAPILMIFIAPLSGEITDRKGYVLPTIAGCIICIISSILIIGTNTESHGLAIFIIFAIYGIGCGLLQSPINKAIMISVPEKYSGTASGVIQASRNLGISFAVCYGSLIYALSVSAQNMQKNVLFGSAAQQLTSGLHYIAIFSIILSVIVIILTVVGKNEKKEKNSV